A window of the Microbacterium sp. LWH13-1.2 genome harbors these coding sequences:
- a CDS encoding ABC transporter permease: protein MSTTTAPAAAAPAIAKKPGGIGRAREFGILAALVLVVIAATVKNPAFLFSSDGWRDLLLTPSILMLVAVGQAIVIITRNVDLSVGSVMGLTAYLTGRLFVDVPGIPIIIVVIAAVLLGAFLGLVNGALVAFAKVPAMVITLGTLYAYRGINVLWTGSDRINASDMPKDFLGLGTQQILFIPVLTIIAVIVLALAAWYLRNIRGGREYYAIGSDPSAAELYGLKVTRRVLSAFVLSGALAGLAGVFYAARYGSISSQAGSGWELDAVGAAVIGGIAITGGVGTVWGAAIGAMLLMTINRALPILGIPDFWQRAVVGVLIIGAIVLDRVLAVRQRRQLIEARDES from the coding sequence ATGAGCACCACCACCGCACCCGCGGCCGCCGCTCCCGCGATCGCGAAGAAGCCGGGCGGCATCGGTCGCGCTCGTGAGTTCGGCATCCTCGCAGCTCTCGTGCTCGTCGTGATCGCCGCCACCGTGAAGAACCCGGCCTTCCTGTTCAGCTCCGACGGCTGGCGCGACCTGCTGCTGACGCCGTCGATCCTCATGCTCGTCGCGGTCGGTCAGGCGATCGTGATCATCACGCGCAACGTCGACCTCTCGGTCGGTTCGGTGATGGGCCTCACGGCATACCTGACCGGACGCCTGTTCGTCGACGTGCCCGGCATCCCGATCATCATCGTGGTGATCGCGGCCGTGTTGCTCGGTGCCTTCCTCGGCCTCGTGAACGGTGCGTTGGTCGCGTTCGCGAAGGTGCCGGCCATGGTGATCACGCTCGGCACGCTGTATGCCTACCGCGGCATAAACGTGCTCTGGACCGGCAGCGACCGCATCAACGCCTCCGACATGCCGAAGGACTTCCTCGGCCTCGGCACGCAGCAGATCCTCTTCATCCCGGTGCTGACGATCATCGCGGTGATCGTGCTCGCGCTCGCCGCCTGGTATCTGCGCAACATCCGCGGCGGTCGTGAGTACTACGCGATCGGTTCCGACCCGTCCGCCGCAGAGCTCTACGGCCTCAAGGTCACTCGCCGCGTGCTCTCTGCGTTCGTCCTCTCGGGCGCACTCGCGGGTCTCGCGGGCGTCTTCTACGCCGCCCGCTACGGATCCATCAGCTCGCAGGCCGGCAGCGGCTGGGAGCTGGATGCGGTCGGTGCCGCCGTCATCGGCGGCATCGCGATCACCGGCGGCGTCGGCACCGTCTGGGGCGCGGCCATCGGCGCGATGCTCCTCATGACCATCAACCGTGCGCTGCCGATCCTCGGCATCCCGGACTTCTGGCAGCGCGCCGTGGTCGGTGTGCTGATCATCGGGGCCATCGTGCTCGACCGGGTGCTCGCGGTCAGACAGAGACGCCAGCTCATCGAGGCGAGGGACGAATCATGA
- a CDS encoding ABC transporter permease: protein MTTTTTTTSTRVIRDYDRPLWRRVFVNREFAIIALLVLVTIVAAASIRGFAQPITANYLLLDVAPILLIALPMTLVMITGEIDLSVGSMVGLASVVTGVLTESGAPFEVAALAALVVGVVGGAFNGFLVTIVGLPSLAVTIGTLALFRGLAVGLLGTTAVTDFPETWTALAKAKIAGTTIPYIVIPFLILLVLFVVLLHFTPFGRGVFAIGLSKDAARFSGVDVERTKFILFVLSGVVAAFAGIFYTLRFGSARGDNATGLELQVIAAVVLGGVSVFGGRGHLQGVVAAVLLIGVLGSSLRLAGVTSDVINIITGGLLIFSVVAASVLAWAQRVRAKAGPPLRVAASPAP from the coding sequence ATGACCACGACAACGACGACCACGTCGACGCGCGTCATCCGCGACTACGACCGTCCGCTCTGGCGACGCGTCTTCGTCAACCGCGAGTTCGCGATCATCGCCCTGCTGGTCTTGGTGACCATCGTCGCCGCGGCCTCGATCCGCGGCTTCGCGCAGCCGATCACCGCGAACTACCTGCTGCTCGACGTCGCGCCGATCCTGCTCATCGCCCTGCCGATGACTCTCGTGATGATCACCGGAGAGATCGACCTCTCGGTCGGATCGATGGTCGGACTCGCCAGCGTCGTCACGGGTGTGCTCACCGAGTCGGGTGCGCCGTTCGAGGTCGCAGCCCTCGCCGCCCTGGTCGTCGGCGTCGTCGGCGGAGCGTTCAACGGCTTCCTCGTGACGATCGTCGGACTGCCCTCGCTCGCCGTCACGATCGGCACGCTCGCGCTCTTCCGCGGTCTTGCGGTGGGTCTGCTCGGCACCACGGCCGTCACCGACTTCCCCGAGACCTGGACGGCTCTCGCGAAGGCGAAGATCGCGGGAACGACGATCCCGTACATCGTGATCCCGTTCCTCATCCTGCTCGTGCTGTTCGTCGTGCTGTTGCACTTCACGCCCTTCGGCCGTGGGGTGTTCGCGATCGGACTCTCGAAGGACGCGGCGCGTTTCTCGGGCGTCGACGTCGAGCGCACGAAGTTCATCCTGTTCGTGCTCTCAGGCGTCGTCGCCGCCTTCGCGGGCATCTTCTACACGCTGCGGTTCGGCAGCGCCCGAGGCGACAACGCCACGGGACTCGAGCTGCAGGTGATCGCGGCCGTCGTGCTCGGCGGAGTCTCGGTGTTCGGCGGACGCGGGCACCTGCAAGGTGTCGTCGCCGCCGTGCTGCTCATCGGGGTGCTGGGCAGCAGCCTGCGTCTCGCCGGCGTCACCTCCGACGTCATCAACATCATCACCGGCGGTCTGCTGATCTTCTCGGTCGTCGCAGCCAGCGTCCTCGCCTGGGCGCAGCGCGTCCGTGCGAAGGCCGGTCCGCCGCTCCGCGTAGCAGCCTCTCCCGCACCATGA
- the rhaS gene encoding rhamnose ABC transporter substrate-binding protein codes for MTFARKKIAGFAAVAVAAALVLTGCADTSGGSDGSGAEGGGSDNLSITFLPKNLGNPYFDTSSEGGKTAVDEFGGTFAEVGPAEATPDAQVSYINTATQQAVGALVVSANDPKAICDALNEARDAGVKVVTFDSDTNPECRDLFINQADSEGIAKVQVDLIADQIGGAGEVAILSASANATNQNAWIDLMKEYVATEYPDITIVETVYGDDDDQTSFDKTAALLQSHPNLKGIISPTTVGIAAAARYVSTSDYKGKVAITGLGTPNQMREYVEDGTVTAFALWNPADLGYLAAFASKALIEGDITGEEGDTFEAGELGEYTVGADGVVLLGDPFEFNADNIGDFDF; via the coding sequence ATGACGTTTGCACGTAAGAAGATCGCGGGGTTCGCGGCGGTCGCCGTGGCCGCAGCGCTCGTGCTGACCGGCTGCGCCGACACCAGCGGCGGCTCGGACGGCTCGGGTGCGGAGGGTGGAGGATCCGACAACCTGTCGATCACGTTCCTGCCGAAGAACCTCGGCAACCCGTACTTCGACACCTCGAGCGAGGGCGGCAAGACCGCCGTCGACGAGTTCGGCGGCACGTTCGCCGAGGTCGGCCCTGCCGAGGCCACCCCCGACGCCCAGGTCAGCTACATCAACACCGCGACACAGCAGGCCGTCGGTGCGCTGGTCGTCTCGGCCAACGATCCGAAGGCGATCTGCGACGCGCTGAACGAGGCGCGTGACGCGGGCGTCAAGGTCGTCACCTTCGACTCCGACACCAACCCCGAGTGCCGCGACCTGTTCATCAACCAGGCCGACTCCGAGGGCATCGCCAAGGTGCAGGTCGACCTCATCGCCGACCAGATCGGTGGAGCGGGCGAGGTCGCGATCCTGTCGGCATCGGCCAACGCGACCAACCAGAACGCCTGGATCGACCTGATGAAGGAGTATGTCGCCACCGAGTACCCCGACATCACGATCGTCGAGACCGTCTACGGTGACGACGACGACCAGACCTCGTTCGACAAGACCGCGGCCCTGCTGCAGAGCCACCCGAACCTGAAGGGCATCATCTCGCCCACCACGGTCGGCATCGCGGCTGCCGCTCGCTACGTCTCGACCTCGGACTACAAGGGCAAGGTCGCGATCACCGGTCTCGGCACCCCGAACCAGATGCGCGAGTACGTCGAGGACGGCACCGTCACCGCGTTCGCGCTGTGGAACCCGGCCGACCTCGGCTACCTGGCAGCCTTCGCCTCGAAGGCTCTGATCGAGGGCGACATCACCGGCGAAGAGGGCGACACCTTCGAGGCCGGCGAGCTCGGCGAGTACACGGTGGGCGCCGACGGCGTCGTGCTGCTCGGCGACCCGTTCGAGTTCAACGCCGACAACATCGGCGACTTCGACTTCTGA
- a CDS encoding rhamnulokinase family protein yields the protein MTVRSVAAVDLGATSGRVMIGRIGDGRLDLDLVSRFPNGPVEREDGLHWDFGALYEHVVAGLAEAVRREPGIESIGIDSWAVDYGLLKDGELLAEPFHYRDGRTARGVDEVHAIAPFAELYQRNGLQFLPFNTLYQYRVDGRLADADTALLIPDLIAFLLTGTAVAERTNASTTGLLGVESGEWDTELAERLGIPAGILPTLVDPGEAIGMLRPELAERIGKELPVIAVGSHDTASAVVAAPLSTPHSAYISCGTWGLVGVELTEPVLTDAAREANFTHELGVDRRYRFLHNVTGLWLLSETVRAWEAEDGTSIDLPELLAAASAVTGDVPLFDANDPSLSAPGDMPSRIAALLGAQAPSTRPAFARSIVESIATAFADTVQTASDLSGRELDSIHLVGGGSLNRLLCQATADRTGLPVLAGPVEATALGNVLVQARALGAAPASLEELRALVAATHEPERFDPR from the coding sequence ATGACGGTGCGGTCCGTCGCCGCCGTCGACCTCGGGGCGACCAGCGGTCGCGTCATGATCGGGCGGATCGGCGACGGCCGACTCGACCTCGACCTCGTCTCGCGGTTCCCCAACGGGCCCGTCGAACGCGAGGACGGCCTGCACTGGGACTTCGGCGCACTCTACGAGCATGTCGTCGCAGGGCTTGCCGAGGCCGTGCGCCGAGAGCCGGGCATCGAGAGCATCGGGATCGACTCGTGGGCGGTCGACTACGGCCTGCTGAAAGACGGCGAGCTTCTCGCCGAGCCATTCCACTATCGCGACGGTCGCACAGCGCGCGGGGTCGACGAGGTGCACGCGATCGCGCCCTTCGCCGAGCTGTACCAGCGCAACGGGCTGCAGTTCCTGCCGTTCAACACGCTCTACCAGTACCGCGTCGACGGCCGCCTCGCCGATGCTGACACCGCGCTGCTCATCCCCGACCTGATCGCCTTCCTGCTCACCGGAACGGCCGTCGCCGAGCGCACAAATGCCTCGACCACCGGGCTGCTCGGCGTCGAATCGGGCGAGTGGGACACCGAGCTGGCCGAGCGCCTCGGCATCCCGGCCGGCATCCTGCCCACGCTCGTCGATCCGGGCGAGGCCATCGGCATGCTGCGACCCGAGCTGGCTGAGCGCATCGGCAAGGAGCTGCCCGTGATCGCGGTCGGCTCGCACGACACCGCGTCCGCCGTCGTCGCCGCTCCCCTGTCGACGCCGCACTCCGCGTACATCTCGTGCGGCACGTGGGGCCTTGTCGGCGTCGAGCTGACCGAGCCGGTGCTGACGGACGCCGCGCGCGAGGCGAACTTCACGCACGAGCTCGGCGTCGACCGGCGCTATCGCTTCCTGCACAACGTGACGGGACTCTGGCTGCTGAGCGAGACCGTGCGCGCGTGGGAGGCGGAGGACGGAACGTCGATCGACCTGCCCGAGCTGCTGGCCGCGGCCTCCGCCGTCACGGGCGACGTGCCGCTGTTCGACGCGAACGACCCCTCGCTCAGCGCACCGGGAGACATGCCCTCGCGCATCGCGGCGCTCCTGGGAGCACAGGCGCCCTCGACGCGCCCCGCCTTCGCCCGCTCGATCGTCGAGTCGATCGCCACAGCGTTCGCGGATACGGTGCAGACGGCATCCGATCTCTCGGGGCGCGAGCTCGACAGCATCCATCTGGTGGGTGGCGGATCGCTGAACCGTCTGCTGTGCCAGGCGACGGCCGACCGCACCGGGCTTCCGGTGCTGGCCGGCCCCGTCGAGGCGACGGCCCTCGGCAACGTGCTCGTGCAGGCGCGCGCGCTCGGCGCTGCTCCGGCCTCGCTCGAGGAGCTGCGCGCCCTCGTCGCCGCGACTCACGAGCCGGAGCGGTTCGACCCGCGCTGA
- a CDS encoding bifunctional aldolase/short-chain dehydrogenase yields the protein MTNPTAAALIERSNRLGADPKNTNYAGGNTSAKGTETDPVTGQPVELMWVKGSGGDLGTLKEQGLAVLRLDRMRALVDVYPGLDREDEMVAAFDYCLHGKGGAAPSIDTAMHGLVDAAHVDHLHPDSGIAIATAADGEELTAKIFGDKVVWVPWRRPGFQLGLDIAAIKAKNPQAIGTILGGHGITAWGDTSEEAEANSLWIIDTAAAYIEANGKADPFGGVRAGFEALPETERRERAAALAGTIRGIASTDKPMVGHFTDSDVVLDFLASDRAPELAALGTSCPDHFLRTKVKPLILDLPVTASLDEQIARLHELHTEYRADYQAYYDAHATAESPAIRGADPLIVLVPGIGMFSYGANKQTARVAGEFYVNAINVMRGAEALSTYSPISDAEKFDIEYWALEEAKLQRMPKPKSHQGRIAFVTGAASGIGKAIATRLAAEGACVVIADLDLEKAQAAAAELGNTDVAIGVAANVADADAIQAALNDAVLAFGGVDLVVNNAGLSLSKPLLETTEKDWDLQHDVMAKGSFLVSKAAARVLIDQKLGGDIIYISSKNSVFAGPNNIAYSATKADQAHQVRLLAVELGEFGIRVNGINPDGVVRGSGIFASGWGANRAATYGVAEEDLGQFYANRTILKREVVPENVADAVYVLTGPELSRTTGLHIPVDSGVAAAFLR from the coding sequence ATGACCAACCCCACCGCCGCCGCCCTCATCGAGCGGTCGAACCGCCTGGGCGCCGACCCCAAGAACACCAACTACGCCGGCGGCAACACGTCGGCGAAGGGCACCGAGACCGACCCCGTCACGGGTCAGCCGGTCGAGCTGATGTGGGTCAAGGGATCCGGTGGCGACCTCGGCACGTTGAAGGAGCAGGGCCTCGCCGTGCTCCGCCTCGACCGCATGCGCGCACTCGTCGACGTCTACCCGGGCCTCGACCGCGAAGACGAGATGGTCGCCGCGTTCGACTACTGCCTGCACGGCAAGGGTGGCGCCGCCCCGTCGATCGACACCGCGATGCACGGCCTCGTCGATGCCGCACACGTCGACCACCTGCACCCCGACTCCGGCATCGCCATCGCGACCGCCGCCGACGGTGAAGAGCTCACGGCGAAGATCTTCGGCGACAAGGTCGTGTGGGTTCCGTGGCGCCGCCCCGGCTTCCAGCTCGGACTCGACATCGCCGCGATCAAGGCGAAGAACCCGCAGGCGATCGGCACGATCCTCGGCGGCCATGGCATCACGGCGTGGGGCGATACGTCGGAGGAGGCCGAGGCGAACTCGCTGTGGATCATCGACACCGCCGCCGCCTACATCGAGGCGAACGGCAAGGCCGACCCGTTCGGCGGTGTCCGTGCCGGCTTCGAGGCCCTCCCCGAAACCGAGCGCCGTGAGCGCGCCGCCGCCCTCGCCGGCACCATCCGCGGCATCGCGTCGACCGACAAGCCGATGGTCGGCCACTTCACCGACTCCGACGTCGTGCTCGACTTCCTCGCCTCCGACCGGGCCCCCGAGCTCGCCGCTCTCGGCACCAGCTGCCCCGACCACTTCCTGCGCACTAAGGTCAAGCCGCTGATCCTCGACCTGCCCGTCACCGCATCCCTCGACGAGCAGATCGCCCGCCTGCACGAGCTGCACACCGAGTACCGCGCCGACTACCAGGCCTACTACGACGCGCACGCGACGGCCGAGTCTCCGGCGATCCGCGGCGCCGACCCGCTCATCGTGCTCGTTCCCGGCATCGGCATGTTCTCGTACGGGGCGAACAAGCAGACAGCCCGCGTCGCCGGCGAGTTCTATGTCAACGCGATCAACGTGATGCGCGGGGCCGAGGCGCTGTCGACCTACTCCCCCATCTCCGACGCCGAGAAGTTCGACATCGAGTACTGGGCACTGGAAGAGGCGAAGCTGCAGCGCATGCCGAAGCCGAAGTCGCACCAGGGCCGCATCGCGTTCGTCACCGGGGCTGCCAGCGGCATCGGCAAGGCCATCGCCACCCGCCTCGCGGCCGAGGGCGCCTGCGTCGTCATCGCCGACCTCGACCTCGAGAAGGCCCAGGCCGCCGCGGCCGAGCTCGGCAACACCGACGTCGCTATCGGCGTCGCGGCGAACGTCGCCGACGCCGACGCGATCCAGGCCGCGCTGAACGACGCCGTGCTCGCGTTCGGCGGCGTCGACCTCGTCGTCAACAACGCCGGGCTCTCACTGTCGAAGCCGCTGCTCGAGACCACTGAGAAGGACTGGGACCTGCAGCACGACGTCATGGCCAAGGGCTCGTTCCTCGTGTCGAAGGCGGCAGCCCGCGTGCTGATCGACCAGAAGCTCGGCGGAGACATCATCTACATCTCGTCGAAGAACTCCGTCTTCGCCGGCCCGAACAACATCGCGTACTCGGCGACCAAGGCCGACCAGGCCCACCAGGTGCGACTGCTGGCCGTCGAGCTCGGCGAGTTCGGCATCCGCGTCAACGGCATCAACCCCGACGGCGTCGTGCGCGGCTCTGGCATCTTCGCCTCGGGCTGGGGTGCGAACCGCGCCGCGACCTACGGCGTCGCCGAAGAGGACCTCGGTCAGTTCTACGCCAACCGCACGATCCTCAAGCGCGAGGTCGTTCCCGAGAACGTCGCGGATGCCGTCTATGTGTTGACGGGCCCCGAGCTCAGCCGCACCACGGGCCTGCACATCCCGGTCGACTCCGGCGTCGCCGCGGCGTTCCTGCGATGA